The proteins below come from a single Cylindrospermopsis raciborskii Cr2010 genomic window:
- a CDS encoding S-layer homology domain-containing protein, producing MTNSKLTVLKGLVFASLINIINLWPIENWAIQSLATAATHGQLLAQESVPIEISTPQPVQEKKSGFTLYIWQPNGTISPVIARISLKAKYGEKYLQERFLGDYQYKIKQKAKFENGFKWGDRIVIRLYNTQNQLVGYTEFACLPNHTTVNLILPANSPPNPLVRVFYGVDSDEDGIVDPDTTMSYDYFTEIRNQKVTFLSSPQNIDPTPYQAAGFAKVAQPSTYPASFTQGQFALVGKTISINDSQLAKAILSPPGSLVQLTQLNKSAYQLNNLLTKYREVGVAKGIRVRFSDLPQNYWAKDYIEELAAMEVIDGYPDGTFRPNAPITRAQLATLLPKIFFKDTIRGKVAFRDIPKNHWAHNAIQKTYQMGILTPSANRKFRPDQKLTRLDVLTTIAKALNYKFTGSTRDILSIYQDASTIRSEHRELIAALTQNGVIVNYPNIRLLNTRKLVTRAEVCALLYRAMVSKGDVPDFSSVYIP from the coding sequence ATGACTAACAGTAAATTAACGGTATTGAAAGGGCTAGTTTTTGCCTCCCTAATTAATATAATTAATCTGTGGCCAATAGAGAACTGGGCAATTCAGTCATTGGCCACAGCAGCCACTCATGGGCAACTTTTGGCACAGGAGTCGGTTCCCATAGAAATTTCCACACCTCAACCAGTACAGGAGAAAAAATCCGGATTTACCCTCTATATTTGGCAACCTAACGGCACAATTTCTCCAGTTATTGCTCGTATATCCCTGAAAGCTAAGTATGGCGAGAAATATCTCCAAGAAAGATTTTTGGGAGATTATCAATATAAAATTAAGCAGAAAGCTAAATTTGAAAATGGGTTTAAATGGGGCGATCGCATTGTAATTAGACTATATAATACACAAAACCAACTAGTTGGTTATACGGAATTTGCTTGTTTACCGAACCACACCACAGTCAACCTGATTTTACCAGCGAATTCTCCGCCAAATCCCCTAGTCAGAGTTTTTTACGGAGTTGACAGTGATGAAGATGGGATCGTTGATCCAGACACAACCATGAGCTATGACTACTTCACGGAAATCAGGAACCAAAAGGTTACCTTCCTCAGTAGTCCACAAAACATCGATCCTACTCCCTATCAAGCTGCAGGATTTGCCAAAGTTGCTCAACCGAGTACCTATCCTGCGAGCTTTACCCAGGGGCAATTTGCCCTGGTTGGTAAAACTATTAGCATTAATGATTCCCAACTAGCAAAAGCTATCCTATCTCCCCCAGGTAGCCTAGTACAACTAACCCAACTAAATAAAAGTGCGTACCAGCTGAATAACTTATTAACTAAATATAGAGAGGTGGGAGTAGCTAAGGGAATTCGGGTACGATTTTCCGATCTTCCGCAAAATTACTGGGCCAAAGACTATATTGAGGAATTAGCCGCCATGGAGGTCATTGACGGTTATCCTGATGGCACATTTCGTCCTAATGCTCCCATCACCCGGGCCCAACTAGCTACCCTATTGCCAAAAATCTTTTTTAAAGATACAATCAGGGGGAAAGTCGCATTTCGAGACATTCCCAAGAACCACTGGGCCCATAACGCCATCCAGAAAACTTATCAGATGGGGATTTTGACCCCTAGTGCAAACAGAAAGTTTCGTCCCGACCAAAAACTCACCCGTTTAGATGTTTTAACTACCATAGCAAAAGCCTTGAATTATAAATTCACCGGTTCAACAAGAGATATATTATCTATTTACCAAGATGCTTCTACGATTAGGAGTGAACACCGGGAGCTGATTGCTGCTCTTACACAAAATGGTGTAATTGTAAATTACCCAAACATAAGATTATTAAACACTAGAAAACTAGTGACGAGGGCGGAGGTTTGCGCTTTGTTATATAGAGCAATGGTTAGCAAGGGGGATGTGCCTGATTTTTCATCTGTATACATACCATGA
- a CDS encoding alpha/beta fold hydrolase yields MITTENLPTIEKQIWTWRNYKIQYTVMGVGQPLVLVHGFGASIGHWRKNIPILAKAGYQVFALDLLGFGGSEKADIKYSMEVWVELLRDFYHEHIQSPTIFIGNSIGALLSLMVVTQHPEIASGAVLINSAGGLNHRPRELNPITRFFMATFRQLVTNPITGTIVFNRVRTKSQIRRTLYQVYCDRNAVTDELVDILYEPSCDRGARKVFASIVTAPPGPAPITLLPKLTHPLLVLWGEKDPWIPITGTNIYAEAASGKDIEIVPIPNAGHCPHDEVPDLVNRVIIDWLGKKNL; encoded by the coding sequence ATGATCACCACTGAAAATTTACCAACCATAGAAAAACAAATTTGGACTTGGCGAAACTATAAAATCCAATATACTGTTATGGGTGTGGGTCAACCCCTAGTTCTGGTTCACGGATTCGGAGCTTCTATTGGTCACTGGCGCAAAAACATCCCTATTTTAGCTAAAGCGGGTTATCAGGTTTTTGCCCTGGATTTATTGGGATTTGGAGGTTCTGAAAAAGCAGACATAAAATATAGCATGGAAGTTTGGGTAGAGCTACTAAGGGATTTTTATCACGAACACATCCAATCACCCACTATATTTATTGGTAATTCTATTGGCGCGCTTTTGAGTTTAATGGTTGTCACCCAACACCCGGAAATTGCTAGTGGGGCGGTTTTGATTAATTCCGCTGGAGGTTTAAATCATCGTCCTCGGGAATTAAACCCCATTACTAGGTTTTTTATGGCTACCTTTCGTCAATTAGTCACTAATCCCATTACAGGAACTATTGTTTTTAATCGAGTTCGCACCAAATCCCAAATCCGTCGTACCCTATACCAAGTATATTGCGATCGCAATGCAGTTACTGATGAACTAGTAGATATACTTTATGAACCATCCTGCGATCGCGGTGCTAGGAAAGTTTTTGCTTCCATTGTCACCGCACCTCCAGGACCAGCTCCCATTACCCTACTACCCAAGTTGACACATCCCCTATTAGTTCTGTGGGGTGAAAAGGATCCCTGGATACCCATAACTGGGACAAATATTTATGCAGAAGCGGCTAGTGGTAAGGATATTGAAATTGTACCTATTCCCAATGCTGGTCATTGTCCCCATGATGAAGTTCCAGATCTTGTCAATAGGGTGATTATTGACTGGTTAGGAAAGAAAAATCTTTAA
- the uvrA gene encoding excinuclease ABC subunit UvrA, whose amino-acid sequence MPNPSAKNLSSDNLPHTPNQENTIRIRGARQHNLKNIDLDLPRDQLIVFTGVSGSGKSSLAFDTIFAEGQRRYVESLSAYARQFLGQLDKPDVESIEGLSPAISIDQKSTSHNPRSTVGTVTEIYDYLRLLYGRAGEPHCPHCDRSISPQTIDQMCDRILSLPDRTRFQILAPVLRGKKGTHRKLLSSLAAQGFVRARINGEIFELSEGIELDKNISHNIELVIDRLVKKEGIQERLVDSLTTCLKQSEGIAIIEMIKNPVDEVDKNISPEELPSEIIFSENFACPEHGGVMEELSPRLFSFNSPYGACSHCHGIGTLKRFSPELLIPDHKAPIYGAIAPWSDKENSYYLELLYALGVQHGFQLQTQWRDLSKEQQEIVLYGEKLENTTGGRKQNFRGVIPMLQRQYEGGTELIKQRLEEYLIDQPCEVCDGKRLKPEALAVKLGQYGIWDLTSVSIREFQERIENLKLTARQIQIGDLVIKEIKQRLQFLLDVGLDYLTLDRPAMTLSGGEAQRIRLATQIGSGLTGVLYVLDEPSIGLHQRDNDRLLKTLIKLRDLGNTLIVVEHDEETIRAADHIIDIGPGAGIHGGNIIAQGTIEDVLKAENSLTGSYLSKKIVIDTPTTRRGGNGKTLNIKNAHRNNLKNLDVEIPLGKLVAVTGVSGSGKSTLINELLYPALQHHLLKRVPFPPELSGIGGLNCVDKVIVIDQSPIGRTPRSNPATYTGVFDLIREVFSQTIEAKTRGYKPGQFSFNVKGGRCEACNGQGVNVIEMNFLPDVYVQCEVCKGARYNRETLQVKYKDKSISDVLKMTVEEALAFCENLPKAVSKLQTLVDVGLGYIQLGQPATTLSGGEAQRVKLATELSRRATGKTLYLIDEPTTGLSFYDVHKLLDVIQRLVDKGNSILVIEHNLDVIRCADWVIDLGPEGGDKGGEIIGVGTPEQLAQNPRSHTGRYLQRML is encoded by the coding sequence ATGCCAAATCCATCAGCAAAAAATTTATCAAGCGATAACCTTCCCCACACTCCAAACCAGGAAAATACCATTCGCATTCGCGGTGCTAGACAGCATAATCTGAAAAATATTGATCTAGACCTACCTCGTGACCAACTAATTGTATTTACTGGTGTCTCTGGATCTGGAAAATCTTCCTTAGCTTTTGATACCATCTTTGCAGAAGGTCAAAGACGTTATGTAGAATCACTAAGTGCCTATGCTCGTCAATTTCTAGGTCAATTAGACAAACCCGATGTAGAATCCATTGAAGGACTAAGCCCTGCTATTTCTATTGATCAAAAATCTACCTCTCATAACCCTCGCTCCACCGTGGGAACAGTTACAGAAATCTATGATTACCTGCGATTGCTTTATGGACGTGCTGGTGAACCCCATTGTCCCCATTGCGATCGCTCTATTTCTCCCCAGACCATTGACCAAATGTGCGATCGCATTTTATCACTTCCTGACCGTACTCGATTTCAAATTTTGGCACCTGTGCTAAGGGGAAAGAAGGGAACCCATCGGAAACTGCTTTCCAGTTTGGCAGCCCAGGGGTTTGTTAGGGCGCGGATCAATGGAGAGATTTTTGAACTTTCAGAGGGTATAGAATTAGATAAAAATATTAGTCACAATATAGAACTGGTAATAGACAGATTAGTTAAAAAAGAAGGTATTCAGGAGCGTCTAGTAGATTCTCTCACCACATGTTTGAAACAGTCCGAGGGAATAGCCATAATTGAAATGATAAAAAACCCTGTAGATGAGGTAGATAAAAATATTTCCCCAGAGGAATTACCATCAGAGATTATCTTTTCAGAGAACTTTGCCTGTCCAGAACATGGGGGGGTAATGGAAGAATTATCCCCCAGATTATTTTCCTTTAACTCTCCCTATGGTGCTTGTTCCCACTGTCATGGAATTGGCACCCTAAAAAGATTTTCTCCTGAGTTATTGATACCCGATCATAAAGCACCAATATATGGAGCCATAGCACCTTGGTCAGATAAGGAAAACTCCTATTATTTAGAATTATTGTACGCCTTGGGAGTGCAACATGGATTTCAATTACAAACCCAGTGGAGGGATCTAAGCAAAGAGCAGCAAGAAATAGTTTTATATGGGGAGAAGCTAGAAAACACAACGGGAGGGAGAAAACAAAATTTTAGGGGAGTAATTCCCATGTTACAAAGACAATACGAGGGAGGAACGGAACTAATCAAGCAGAGACTAGAAGAATATTTAATCGATCAACCTTGTGAAGTTTGTGACGGAAAAAGACTAAAACCGGAAGCTTTAGCTGTGAAATTAGGTCAATATGGAATTTGGGATTTAACCAGCGTATCAATTAGGGAATTTCAGGAACGAATAGAAAACTTAAAATTAACTGCTCGGCAAATACAAATTGGCGATTTAGTCATTAAAGAAATTAAACAGAGATTGCAATTTTTACTAGATGTAGGTTTAGATTATTTGACCTTAGATCGTCCCGCCATGACCTTATCAGGTGGAGAAGCACAACGAATTAGACTAGCGACCCAAATTGGTTCCGGTTTAACAGGAGTACTTTATGTGTTAGATGAACCAAGCATTGGACTTCACCAAAGAGATAATGATAGACTGTTGAAAACCTTGATCAAACTGCGAGACTTAGGAAATACCCTAATTGTTGTGGAACACGATGAAGAAACTATTAGAGCAGCAGATCACATAATTGACATTGGTCCGGGTGCAGGTATTCATGGAGGAAATATTATTGCCCAAGGAACAATTGAAGATGTATTAAAGGCAGAAAATTCCCTAACAGGATCCTATTTATCCAAAAAAATAGTAATTGATACACCCACAACTAGAAGAGGGGGAAATGGCAAAACTCTGAACATTAAAAATGCCCACCGCAATAACTTAAAAAACCTAGATGTGGAAATTCCCCTGGGAAAATTAGTTGCTGTAACTGGAGTTTCTGGTTCAGGAAAATCAACTTTAATTAATGAATTGCTCTATCCCGCGCTACAACATCATTTATTAAAAAGAGTACCCTTTCCTCCAGAACTCAGTGGAATAGGAGGATTAAACTGTGTGGATAAGGTCATTGTCATAGATCAGTCACCCATTGGGAGAACACCCAGATCTAACCCAGCTACTTACACAGGAGTATTTGACCTGATTAGAGAAGTGTTTTCTCAAACTATCGAGGCTAAAACTAGGGGATATAAACCTGGACAATTTTCCTTTAACGTCAAGGGAGGTAGGTGTGAAGCTTGCAATGGACAGGGAGTAAATGTTATAGAAATGAATTTTTTACCGGATGTTTATGTTCAATGTGAAGTATGTAAAGGAGCTAGATATAATCGAGAGACCTTACAAGTTAAATATAAAGATAAATCCATCTCTGATGTTTTAAAAATGACCGTTGAGGAAGCACTAGCATTTTGTGAAAACCTCCCCAAAGCAGTCAGCAAATTACAAACATTGGTGGATGTTGGTTTGGGATACATACAGTTGGGACAACCCGCTACCACCCTATCAGGAGGAGAAGCACAACGGGTCAAATTAGCTACGGAGTTATCTCGACGTGCTACGGGTAAAACATTGTATTTAATAGATGAACCCACCACCGGACTATCTTTTTATGATGTTCACAAGTTATTAGATGTGATTCAGAGATTAGTGGATAAGGGAAATTCTATCTTAGTGATTGAACACAACCTGGATGTGATTCGTTGTGCGGATTGGGTTATAGATTTGGGCCCAGAAGGAGGTGATAAAGGGGGAGAGATCATCGGTGTGGGAACTCCAGAACAACTTGCTCAAAATCCCCGCTCCCATACGGGAAGATATTTACAACGGATGTTATAA
- the cas2 gene encoding CRISPR-associated endonuclease Cas2 translates to MIDESFYIISYDISEDKRRNKIHKCLKSYGEWKQYSLFECRLTLTQYQKLRQRLDKLIKPKEDNILLYKLGRCCQYNIERIGCDPPRNLDVFVI, encoded by the coding sequence ATGATCGACGAAAGTTTTTATATCATTAGCTATGACATTTCCGAAGATAAAAGACGCAACAAAATTCATAAATGCCTCAAATCTTATGGAGAATGGAAACAGTATTCTTTGTTTGAATGTCGATTAACCTTAACTCAGTATCAAAAGTTACGACAAAGACTAGATAAATTGATTAAACCTAAGGAAGATAATATCCTACTCTACAAGTTAGGAAGATGTTGTCAGTATAACATTGAGAGAATTGGTTGCGATCCACCACGTAATCTAGATGTTTTTGTGATTTAA
- a CDS encoding RNA-guided endonuclease InsQ/TnpB family protein, producing the protein MRISYQYKIKPTKEQAEKIDKTLEMLRYQYNYLLAQRFDWYEQNRSPINRCSIFVCHLPELKEQPNYYNQKASLTQLKKDRPWYKEIHSQVLQEVAKKVELAFDRWLKGDSNSKKSGRPRFKSTGQYKTFTFPQFKQHHFVNNKITLSKIGDVKVIVHRQVPDGFQIKTVSVTKKADGYYVTLSLDDKTVPTIKPDFNANNIVGIDVGLIDFIVTSDGERIAAPKFLRQAERKLKSAQRRVSRRKRGSNRRKKAIKKLGILHKKVVDTRKDFQFKTANNLLKKYDVVAVEKLNIKGLAKTRLAKSINDAGWGQFITILSNKAENAGLKVIAVNPNGTSQECSNCGHKVKKPLSERTHNCPSCKVSLCRDLNAAINIKARGTHALKAQSMSS; encoded by the coding sequence GTGCGGATATCCTATCAATACAAAATTAAACCGACAAAAGAGCAAGCAGAAAAGATTGATAAAACGCTAGAAATGCTGCGCTATCAATACAATTATTTGCTGGCTCAACGGTTTGATTGGTATGAACAAAATCGTTCCCCTATTAATAGATGTTCCATATTCGTTTGTCATTTACCAGAACTCAAAGAGCAACCTAATTATTACAACCAAAAAGCATCATTAACTCAACTTAAAAAAGACCGTCCTTGGTACAAAGAGATTCATTCTCAGGTGCTACAGGAAGTCGCAAAGAAAGTTGAGTTAGCTTTTGACCGATGGTTAAAAGGTGATAGCAACAGCAAAAAGTCTGGTAGACCTAGATTTAAAAGTACGGGACAATATAAAACATTTACTTTTCCTCAATTCAAACAACATCACTTTGTCAATAACAAGATTACGCTATCAAAAATAGGCGATGTTAAAGTAATTGTTCATCGTCAAGTTCCCGACGGGTTTCAAATTAAAACTGTATCTGTCACTAAAAAAGCAGACGGGTATTATGTAACTCTAAGTCTTGACGACAAAACAGTTCCCACAATTAAGCCTGATTTTAATGCTAATAATATTGTTGGTATTGATGTCGGATTGATTGATTTTATTGTCACCTCAGACGGTGAAAGAATTGCCGCACCTAAGTTTCTACGCCAAGCTGAACGCAAGTTAAAATCTGCGCAACGTCGTGTCTCTCGTCGGAAGAGAGGTTCTAATCGCCGTAAAAAAGCGATTAAAAAACTGGGTATTCTACACAAGAAAGTTGTTGATACTAGAAAAGATTTCCAATTCAAAACAGCTAATAATCTACTCAAAAAGTATGACGTAGTAGCTGTTGAAAAATTAAATATAAAAGGACTTGCTAAAACAAGATTGGCTAAAAGTATTAACGATGCTGGTTGGGGACAGTTCATCACCATACTTTCAAACAAAGCCGAGAATGCTGGCTTGAAAGTGATAGCTGTAAATCCAAACGGTACGAGCCAAGAATGTTCTAACTGTGGACACAAAGTCAAAAAGCCGCTATCAGAAAGAACGCACAATTGCCCTAGTTGCAAGGTCAGCTTGTGCCGGGATCTAAATGCGGCTATAAATATAAAGGCGCGTGGGACACACGCCCTCAAAGCTCAATCAATGTCTTCATAG
- a CDS encoding metallophosphoesterase family protein produces MTSKPQLLTDPFLQLPMVNSVRVVWFTEFAGEQHLVTHGHHLEKTTIAQTTKLTRVREDQDSRVKEQRKKGQVYQKPVQRDIWRQEAEITDLTPNLRIPYYVTSITEDGVKINSEVFTLTPIPQPGKPLKILLTSDHQLKPMTAANLQKVVETVGVVDAVWFAGDLVNVPDRASEWFDDLRGNAFFPGLQGRAQYTMEYNGEKLTYTGGKIIQNAPLFPCVGNHEIMGRYTGNISLNQEFNDTIPREIAQECYNEVCGKEYLKDYSFNTITYEEIFSLPESKTGGKTYYALSFGDVRLIVLYVTNAWRNPKLESPIKGRYKESNQQLSSPENWGYGQIIYEPIVPGSDQYIWLEEELNSPEFEQAKYKVVMFHHPAHTLGDNIVPPYTNPLQIIEKDELGNIQSVTYQYPKNTDYIIRDLIPLLEQAKVQLVFYGHSHLWNRFLNQGGINFLETSNVGNSYGAAWGKRERDIPQQYQEDFPQDYIASGNPNGLPPITPTISPLLGEDGQPLPYIASNQFTVFTIFDTETGTVSSYRFDTTNPNSPVIKFDEFSL; encoded by the coding sequence ATGACATCAAAACCTCAACTGTTAACAGATCCATTTCTACAACTACCAATGGTCAATTCGGTGCGGGTGGTTTGGTTTACAGAATTTGCGGGTGAGCAGCATTTAGTTACTCATGGTCATCATCTGGAAAAAACCACCATTGCTCAAACCACAAAACTGACTCGCGTCAGAGAAGATCAGGACTCCAGGGTAAAAGAGCAAAGAAAAAAAGGACAAGTTTACCAAAAACCAGTTCAACGAGATATTTGGCGACAGGAAGCAGAAATTACGGATCTAACCCCCAATTTACGGATTCCCTACTATGTAACAAGCATAACAGAAGATGGGGTGAAAATAAACAGTGAGGTTTTTACCCTTACACCTATTCCCCAACCAGGTAAACCCCTGAAAATTCTTCTCACCTCCGATCACCAATTAAAACCAATGACAGCGGCCAATTTACAGAAAGTGGTGGAAACGGTCGGTGTAGTTGACGCGGTGTGGTTTGCTGGAGACTTAGTCAATGTGCCAGACCGCGCTTCAGAATGGTTTGATGATCTTCGCGGTAATGCTTTTTTTCCAGGTTTACAAGGTCGTGCCCAATATACTATGGAATATAACGGGGAAAAACTTACCTATACCGGTGGTAAGATTATTCAGAATGCTCCCTTGTTCCCCTGTGTTGGTAATCATGAGATTATGGGAAGATATACGGGAAATATTAGTTTAAACCAGGAATTTAATGATACCATTCCCCGGGAAATTGCTCAGGAATGCTATAATGAAGTTTGTGGAAAAGAATATTTAAAAGACTATAGTTTTAATACTATTACCTACGAGGAAATTTTTAGTTTACCCGAGAGTAAAACCGGGGGAAAAACCTATTACGCCCTCAGTTTTGGGGATGTGAGATTAATAGTCTTATATGTGACGAACGCGTGGCGAAATCCCAAATTAGAGTCCCCTATCAAAGGTAGATATAAGGAATCAAACCAGCAACTTTCCTCCCCTGAAAATTGGGGATATGGCCAAATAATTTATGAACCAATTGTTCCAGGAAGTGACCAATATATTTGGCTCGAGGAAGAATTAAACAGTCCTGAATTTGAACAAGCAAAATATAAAGTGGTAATGTTTCACCATCCAGCACATACCCTAGGTGATAATATTGTCCCACCTTATACTAATCCCTTACAGATTATTGAAAAAGATGAATTAGGGAATATTCAGTCTGTAACCTATCAATATCCAAAGAACACCGATTATATAATTCGTGACTTGATACCCTTACTAGAGCAGGCCAAAGTTCAACTAGTCTTTTATGGACACTCCCACCTGTGGAATCGGTTTCTCAATCAAGGAGGAATCAACTTTTTAGAAACTTCTAATGTGGGTAATTCCTACGGTGCTGCTTGGGGAAAAAGAGAGCGAGACATCCCCCAGCAATATCAAGAGGATTTTCCACAAGACTACATAGCAAGTGGTAATCCCAATGGTTTACCACCAATCACACCTACTATTTCTCCACTCCTAGGGGAAGATGGTCAACCCTTACCTTATATTGCAAGCAATCAGTTCACAGTTTTTACTATTTTTGACACTGAAACCGGTACTGTTAGCAGTTATCGCTTCGATACAACAAATCCCAATTCTCCAGTTATTAAATTCGATGAGTTTAGTTTGTAA
- a CDS encoding carbohydrate ABC transporter permease yields the protein MNTRKSPIQIFGVYALLLAIALLTLFPLLWLISTALKSPTENLLETPPKLLPLQPTLDNFVRVWESLPFGQYLYNSFLVAILTVVLNLLFCSLAAYPLARLSFLGRNTIFIAIVSTIMIPFQIVMIPLYIITVQLGLTNSYLGMIFPSLASAFGIFLLRQAFMGVPKEIEEAARIDGSSELGLWWFIMLPAIKPALITLAIFVFIGAWSDFLWPLIVIQDESLYTLPLGVAKLAGTFSLDWRLVAAGSIISVAPVLLLFLFLQKFIVPTDTGSGIKG from the coding sequence ATGAACACCCGAAAATCTCCCATCCAAATTTTTGGTGTATACGCCCTATTACTGGCGATCGCTCTTTTGACTCTTTTTCCCTTACTATGGCTAATTAGTACTGCTTTAAAATCACCTACGGAGAATCTTTTAGAGACTCCGCCAAAACTCTTACCCCTTCAACCCACCTTAGATAACTTCGTCCGGGTTTGGGAGTCCTTACCGTTTGGACAATATCTATACAATAGTTTTTTAGTAGCCATATTAACAGTAGTTTTGAACCTATTGTTTTGTTCCCTAGCAGCTTATCCCCTAGCTAGACTTTCATTTCTGGGGAGAAATACCATTTTTATTGCCATTGTTTCCACAATTATGATTCCCTTTCAGATTGTGATGATTCCCCTGTATATCATCACCGTTCAATTGGGTTTAACCAACAGTTATTTAGGAATGATTTTTCCCAGTTTAGCCTCTGCTTTCGGTATATTTCTGTTGAGACAAGCTTTTATGGGAGTGCCAAAAGAAATAGAAGAAGCTGCTCGTATAGATGGTAGTTCCGAATTGGGATTATGGTGGTTCATCATGCTACCAGCTATCAAACCAGCATTAATCACCTTGGCAATTTTTGTGTTTATTGGAGCTTGGAGTGACTTTCTGTGGCCATTAATTGTTATCCAGGATGAAAGCCTATATACCTTACCACTAGGGGTAGCTAAATTAGCAGGTACATTTTCCTTAGATTGGCGATTGGTAGCTGCTGGGTCAATTATTTCCGTTGCTCCTGTTTTACTCTTATTCTTATTTTTACAGAAGTTTATTGTGCCTACAGATACAGGCAGTGGCATCAAAGGTTAG